The sequence below is a genomic window from Pseudobdellovibrionaceae bacterium.
AGCCGCATCTAATTCTACAAGAGTAACTGGCGTATCAGGATAATACTTCAGTATTTCAGCCGCCAACAGACCATCTCCACCACCTAAAATCAGTATGCTTTGTGGCTTATGCTCAAGAAAAGAAGCGCTCGCCCATAACATGCTTTGGTGATAATTTGTAATAGTATCTGAATTGAATTGGGGCTGCTTATTTAAATATAAATAAAATATTTTCTCCCGCCCTTCTATAGAGTTTTGTTGGGCATCCACCATATCAATGTCTTGAAAAAAAGATTCGATACGAAAGACTTCTCCCGCTAGTTTGATGGCTTTTAATGTGGTATTAAGGCTATCTAAAGAGAAACTTTGTAAGTGCATTTTGGCGTAAAAGGTTTCAATAAAAAATTGACGTGTAGGATATACCAATTTGACGTTTAAAGCACAAAATACCAAGATAGCCACTAACACTTTGTAACTTTGACGCTTAAGATTTGGAAAGCGAAACAGCACTCCAAAGATAACGAAAAGATTGACCATAATCACAAGCAAAAAACTAAAACTATAGCCAATAAAATTAGGTAAAATAAATCCTACTATCACTCCTGAAAATATTGCCGCCACGTAATTAGCGGCAATCAAATAATAAGATTCACGTTGCTCATTATTTAAACCCAACCACTGAAATACTAAAGGTAATTCCATTCCAGAAAAAAATCCTACCAGCATAGGGAACAAAGATAAGAATAAAGATCCATAAAAAACCAACTGGCTTTCAGATACAGAACTCAAACCGAAGGCCAAAAACCAGCTTCCCGCAATGAAGTAAAGTAAAACTGGCAACAATGCCGCAAGTCCGCATAGTGCCGTTTCTACTTTAAGAATTGTCTTTAAAGCCTCTTGGGACTGACGCTCTTTCCTTTCTACCCGCCACGCCCCTAGAGCCATACCTAAAATAAAAAAACCTATGGCGTAAGATCTGGAGGCAAAGCTGTCACCAATAATAGAAATCACCACTTTGCCTAATAAGCCTTGATAAGCAAACGAACAGAATGACATGATAAAAACAAAAAAGAGGCCTAAATAAAAATGTGAACCACTAGGTTCTGTCTGTGATACCTGCATCTGATGGAATGAACTTGTGTGTAATGGGAAAACTTTGTTTTCTGATTTTTGAGCTTTTGTATCAAATATAAAACATGTCAGAGCTATCGCAGACGATAAAAATGCCAAAATGTAACAGACTGTTTGCACATGCAAACCTAATACAAATATCGCAGGAAACAGAATTACACCCAAAAACATCCCTACATAGTCCCAAACTAACAATCGAGAGATATTGACAGAGGCCAAACGAAACATCAGTGGCAACTCAAACCCAGAAATCAAACCCAGGATCAATACGGGCACAGATGCCCCACCTAGAATCCAGAAATATGACCACCCTTGTTCTAAAAAAAGAAAATTCAGGCCACGAAAGTATAGCGGTACACACACCACCACCAAAGTGATCAACACTTGAATGTAACCCAAAGATTTTAAATTTTTAAATCTGTCAGAAATAAAATTATAAATCACTGAACCCAAACCAAGTGCCGAAGCAAAAAGACAAAACGTAACAAACAGGATGACGTAGGCTCCTCCAACTATACTAGAAATATAGTGAGCCAAAATGTATTCATACATCATTCCTAAAAATGCCAAGAGCAAGGTCATGATGCATAAAATGGTTGTCATGGAAAATGCTTTCTATTGTTCTGGCAAAGCCTTGAGCTTTGCATATAAATTATCAAAAAACCCGTCGTTCTCCAGATCTTGCACATTAGGAGTCGAATAAATAAAAGCATAGTGACCTTTTTTATCCTCTCTAGGAATCCAAACAGCCACATGAACTAGACCATCGGGAGACGATCCCCGCCAAACGGTGGCATCCGCTAAACCAGAATCCTTAATGGCACCAAAAGTTTGTGGTTTGGCATCCCATTGCACAGATTTTCTACGTAGGCTGGGAAATTCATCAGCATAGTCTTTAATGTACTCTTTCACCATACGTTCATTTACATTCATGTCCGTAGCCAGCATAGCTAAACTTTCACCGCTAGGGCCACTTAATCCGAATGTCCCTATCATTCGATCCTCTTCTAGGTCTAGGTCTGTAAAATAAAAACGTGTGTCTTCAAAAGAGACCGAAAGCCTTGAAGTGCTTTCAAACTTTTTTAAAGACTTGTAACTAGCCTCTTGAAGCCGATCAAGTGCGGACTCAGTAATAGGGTTTTTTGACGGATTTCCATGAAGCACCAAGTGTTTGACATCATCATTTAGAACTACGTCTACAACCTCATCACTAACATTTTTTTGTTTGTTTTTGGTTTCTTGATTTGAGACATTTGTAGGGCTGGAAGTATCAAATTGATAAGCCTTATTCCGGCTAACCAGCAAAAAAATAATTATTGCACCAAAAATGATTGCAATTAGTTTTACTTTATCAATTTTCATTCTATAATGGTATATTGATATATAAATGAGGTCAAATTCACATGTCAAAGAAGTACGTTTTCCTACAAAAAAATGTGTTTAAAGTCTTAAAACAATCCACTGGTTTTAGTTTAATTGAAATCATTGTCGCAATGGGCATCATGTCTGTTGTTGCAGGGCTTTTCGCAACCTCGGTGGTACAACTTCAAAAGTCACAAGTGACCTTTGAAGACAAGAATGCCTCCTTTTCTTTTGTCAGTGCACTTACAGGATCTTTATTGGGTGACCAACAGACCTGTACAGCGTTACTGCAAGGAACCCGATTAAACGCATCACCCACTGAATTCACAATGGCTAACTTTAGTGGTCTAGGTTCAAAGACTGTTGATCTTAAAAAAGGCGCCATTGTTTCAGGTGAAAGTGCGGACACGGCCAAAGTGAGAATTCAAGGCTTAACCATTCATGCAAAACCCGACGTCCAAACCACAAAGATCGTGGCCAACGGAATTGAGTACGACCGTCGGATCGCTGTGGTCACTTTATCCACAGAAGTTCGAGCCCCTGGAGATCAAAAGACTGGACAAAAGACCGCAGCCTACCGCGCAGAAGCTCCACGTACCTTAGAGGTTCCTGTATATGTTCGTTCTAACGTCATTCAAACTTGCCAAATCAATATGACTCGTATGGATGTGTGTAATACAATCGGAGCGGGCATTGATCCTAACAATACATCAAGATGTCTACCGCAAGAGCAGTGCTTTGTGAAAGGTTCATTCTTTATTTCAAAATGTAGCCCCGCTTACGCAGGATGTATGCCTAGTTCTGTCAACCCCATCACAGGCAGCACGACCTGTCCTGCAAAGTCTACACGAACCTCTACAGGAATGTATTCTCAGACCTTCAATATTAGTTGTGGTAAAAAGTGTTCTTACACAGTGACTAATACTATTGAGTACTTCATGTGTATGCAGTGTAATTAGAGGCCAGCTTAATGTCTTTAAATGCACGCGGCTCGGCCATTATT
It includes:
- a CDS encoding methyltransferase → MTTILCIMTLLLAFLGMMYEYILAHYISSIVGGAYVILFVTFCLFASALGLGSVIYNFISDRFKNLKSLGYIQVLITLVVVCVPLYFRGLNFLFLEQGWSYFWILGGASVPVLILGLISGFELPLMFRLASVNISRLLVWDYVGMFLGVILFPAIFVLGLHVQTVCYILAFLSSAIALTCFIFDTKAQKSENKVFPLHTSSFHQMQVSQTEPSGSHFYLGLFFVFIMSFCSFAYQGLLGKVVISIIGDSFASRSYAIGFFILGMALGAWRVERKERQSQEALKTILKVETALCGLAALLPVLLYFIAGSWFLAFGLSSVSESQLVFYGSLFLSLFPMLVGFFSGMELPLVFQWLGLNNEQRESYYLIAANYVAAIFSGVIVGFILPNFIGYSFSFLLVIMVNLFVIFGVLFRFPNLKRQSYKVLVAILVFCALNVKLVYPTRQFFIETFYAKMHLQSFSLDSLNTTLKAIKLAGEVFRIESFFQDIDMVDAQQNSIEGREKIFYLYLNKQPQFNSDTITNYHQSMLWASASFLEHKPQSILILGGGDGLLAAEILKYYPDTPVTLVELDAAMVSVARQNPKINIMNEDALSSEQVTVLLQDAYQYVRRTDQRYDLVFIDFPYPVSIDISRLYSHEFYTGVRRVLTEEGVLILDAPIITRYYGLNESQLDPNTIKILNTIKASGFKNPFVFGPYDPFVAVSKNNRELMFKDVIRDQVPNSVFVNLHSLEHNLTDLTFDSKGVNYVLKPTIWGME
- a CDS encoding type II secretion system GspH family protein, which translates into the protein MSKKYVFLQKNVFKVLKQSTGFSLIEIIVAMGIMSVVAGLFATSVVQLQKSQVTFEDKNASFSFVSALTGSLLGDQQTCTALLQGTRLNASPTEFTMANFSGLGSKTVDLKKGAIVSGESADTAKVRIQGLTIHAKPDVQTTKIVANGIEYDRRIAVVTLSTEVRAPGDQKTGQKTAAYRAEAPRTLEVPVYVRSNVIQTCQINMTRMDVCNTIGAGIDPNNTSRCLPQEQCFVKGSFFISKCSPAYAGCMPSSVNPITGSTTCPAKSTRTSTGMYSQTFNISCGKKCSYTVTNTIEYFMCMQCN